The Candidatus Aminicenantes bacterium genome window below encodes:
- a CDS encoding FHA domain-containing protein: MFNLSQSGGKMRRNLFLIVMTALVLFAGTLPAQQTQQVYVRDVLDSPQKYYNLTVQITGEVVRVVTPSTPSDRGYYELLDNSDKTIRVVANTLPAPQTQITVVGIVQISTSNQEAYIRESNRFGGGAPLAPGITTPPPPAKEKPDYLMFALIGLIAVIVVVLLVVLLRKPGASTPVAEAAPSVIPPMQPSAASAAPVESAGPKSTRQVSTREVNQAVGGLRTKAVPDPLAQIVVLVGPNQGKGYPLGYETTLGRVTGDIILEDESVSRKHARIVFAKRTYTVENLSQTNPVIVNSQRVEGSRELKDGDEIICGTVKLQFKLL; encoded by the coding sequence ATGTTTAACTTAAGCCAATCAGGAGGCAAGATGAGACGCAACTTATTTTTGATTGTGATGACGGCGCTGGTGTTGTTTGCTGGAACGTTACCGGCGCAGCAGACCCAGCAGGTGTATGTGCGCGATGTGTTGGACAGTCCCCAGAAGTACTACAACCTGACCGTGCAGATTACCGGCGAGGTAGTGCGCGTGGTGACGCCCTCAACGCCGAGTGATCGGGGCTATTATGAACTGCTGGACAACAGTGACAAAACCATTCGCGTGGTGGCCAACACGTTGCCCGCGCCCCAGACCCAGATCACGGTGGTGGGAATCGTGCAGATATCCACTTCAAACCAGGAAGCCTATATCCGCGAGAGCAACCGTTTCGGCGGCGGCGCGCCACTGGCGCCGGGAATCACCACTCCGCCACCGCCTGCAAAAGAAAAGCCCGACTATCTCATGTTCGCCCTGATCGGCCTGATCGCGGTGATCGTGGTGGTGTTGCTGGTGGTGCTGCTGCGCAAACCCGGGGCCTCCACGCCAGTTGCCGAAGCGGCTCCGTCAGTCATCCCGCCCATGCAGCCCTCAGCCGCGTCCGCCGCGCCCGTGGAATCCGCGGGCCCCAAGTCTACCAGGCAGGTGAGTACCCGTGAGGTCAACCAGGCCGTGGGCGGGCTACGCACCAAGGCCGTCCCCGATCCCCTGGCCCAGATCGTGGTATTGGTGGGGCCCAACCAGGGCAAGGGCTATCCCCTGGGATACGAGACCACCCTCGGGCGCGTGACCGGAGACATCATCCTTGAAGACGAATCAGTATCGCGCAAACACGCGCGCATCGTTTTCGCCAAGCGCACCTACACCGTGGAAAACCTGAGCCAGACCAACCCCGTGATCGTCAACAGCCAACGTGTCGAAGGTAGCCGTGAACTCAAGGACGGCGACGAGATTATCTGCGGCACCGTCAAACTGCAGTTTAAGCTTCTGTGA